The Thermococcus sp. genomic sequence GATAAAGCCAGGTACATAACCTCCTTCGGCTTGAGCTTCCTTCCGAGGCTCCCGTTGAGGGCCTTTAAGCCGGGTTTTATCTTCTCGAGGAGGCCTTCCCTTGCTATTAGGTGGAGCATCAGGTCTTCGACGGTTGGCTTCTTCCACTCTATCGCCTCGTCCTCGAAGGGCAGGCCGATTATGAGGGGAATTACTTCAGTCTCACCAATACGGTAGCCGAATTGAGTTTCCTCTCTCTCAAAGCCTGAGAGCTTCCCTGTTATGGACGCGAGGGCTGCGTCCCTGTCCTCGTCGATGTCTATGGCTGTGCCTATCATGTCCACTTTAAAGTCAAAGACATCCATCGCCCGGAGGAAGTTCCCGAGATTCCTGATGACGCCGGAGTTGCCCTCACTCGGGATAACCGCGAGGTAGTGGTTGTCGTGCTCCCTCATTAAGAGGTCAAAGTTGTCGCGCTCGAAAACGCGCTCTATGAACCTCGGGCCCCTCGGAGCATCCCTGCTCTCCTTGAACTCGAAGAGCTTCTTGGAGACCGCCTTGAAGAACTTGGCGTCGGTTTTGCCTTCAACGAACAGGACGCTCGTTTTAGCGTTCTCACCCGAGAATCCGCCCCTTACATCG encodes the following:
- a CDS encoding DUF3226 domain-containing protein; translated protein: MRVVTGSRWEKFADENSVLFPEYQKNRDGLLELADSLNGDETVVTASLELIDLIASRFKKDENNVLIYSNTGNSVTLKESYEMRKYLDFDVRGGFSGENAKTSVLFVEGKTDAKFFKAVSKKLFEFKESRDAPRGPRFIERVFERDNFDLLMREHDNHYLAVIPSEGNSGVIRNLGNFLRAMDVFDFKVDMIGTAIDIDEDRDAALASITGKLSGFEREETQFGYRIGETEVIPLIIGLPFEDEAIEWKKPTVEDLMLHLIAREGLLEKIKPGLKALNGSLGRKLKPKEVMYLALSAYGHWGNLEGFYELFVMRSRFRNLKAVLREAGLMEPLQHLAGWER